A segment of the Symmachiella macrocystis genome:
CGGCGATGGAAGAATTGAAAATGTTGCCCGGCATCTCAACGCCGGCGCCAGTGTTGGTAATTTTGTTCGATGCGGAAAAGAGCGGCGAGTATTTGCGAATCGGCCGTGAGTTGCGAGCTGCCGGAATTTCCACCGAGGTGTACGTCGATCCCAAAGGGGTTGGCAAGCAAATGAAATATGCCAATCGCAAAGGGTTTCAACTGGCGATCATTGCCGGCGGTGACGAATTCGCTGCCGGGACGTGGCAAGTTAAGAACCTACACAGCGGCGAGCAACAGACGATTCCCGAAGCAGAATTGATCGCACATGTGACGAGCCTGTTATCGTCGGGTGGCGAATCCGGAGACTGAAGTAAAGGGGAGGGTGAGCGATGGCGTGGGGAGATTTCACAAAACAAGCTGCGGCCTATCGACTGTCCCGACCATCGTATCCGGTCGAGTTGCTCGAAGAGATTTTGAACGAGGCCGATCTCGTGGTCGGTGATCGCGTGGTGGACCTTGGCGCGGGAACCGGAATCTTTTCGCAGTTGTTGCTCGACCAGGGCTTGGAAGTCACGGCAATCGAGCCGAACGCCGAAATGCGGAAATACGGCGAAGAAACCTGCCAAGTCACGTGGCTGGATGCGACGTTTGAACAGACCGGTCTGCCGGATGCGTCACAAAAATGGTGCTTTGCCGCTCAGGCGTTCCATTGGGCGGACGTACCCCAAAGTTTGGCCGAAATCCGCAGAATCCTGGGGCCGGGCGGCGGATTGACCGTGTTGTGGAACGAGCGCAATAACGGTCAAAGTGAGATCCTCAGTTGGGTGCAGGAGGCGCTCAGTCGGCATGTGCCGGAATTTGATCACGATTATCGCACGCGGGACTGGGCTGAGGAGTTGGTCTCCACGGGCGATTTCTCAATGGTCACGCCACTGAGCGTGCCTCACACGGTGCGGATGCCTAAAGCACGATTTTTAGAGTTGTGGCGGAGCAACAATCAATTGACCACCATCGCAGGCCCAGAGCGATTGGCGGCATTTTTTGCGGATCTGGAAGACCATCTCAAAACGATCGGCGCGGAAGAGATTGACGTGCCTTATCTCTGTAAAGCATGGACGGCGACGTGAGTTTGGTCACCAGGTTGAACGGTTTTTGAGACGGCCGGGCAAGGTCAAGACCGGTAAATTGCCCAGTTTGTGAGAACCGCGCGGCTGCCATTGACCTGGATCGTGATTTCGCAGATAGTTGCCGCTCCTCAAAACTGCCCGGCGCGGCCGGTTTGTGATCAAAAACAACGCGACGACGTGCGGGCAACAGCCTAACAACAGCGTCGCTCGATAACGACGGCAGGCGGGAGCTTGCCCTACGTTTCACCGAACTATTCACTGTTAATTGCACGCGACTGAGATACACCTTATCGATGGCTAAGCAGCAGAAAATTGACCGTTTTGAACGTGATCGCCTGGTTAAGCTCGAGAAAATCGAGTCACTTGGAATCGATCCGTGGGGACAACGGTTCGATGACCACCAGCCGATCGAAAAAATCCGCAGCATGGCGCCTGCGGAGTCGGGCGTGACTGGCGAACGGGTGCGGATCGCCGGACGGCTGATGTCGCGGAACAACAAGGGCAAACTCAAGTTCTATTTTCTGCAAGATTGGTCCGGCAAGGTCCAACTGATGGTCTCCCGGGCGGATGTCTCGGAGGAACAGTGGGAATTGATCGGCGCGCTGGATATTGGCGACTTGATCGGCGTGGACGGCACGCTGCGGTTGACGAATACCGGCGAAGTGACCGTCTTCGTGGAGACGATCACCTTCTTGACCAAGTCGTTGTCGCAACCGCCGGAAAAACATTCAGGCGTCAAAGACATTGAGATCTTGCTGCGACAGCGGTACCTCGATTTGATTTACAACGAGGGCGTCCTGCAGCGGATGCTCAAGCGGACGGAAATCATTGCCTCGATGCGTCAAACGTTGGCGGGCGAGGGATTTGTCGAAGTCGAAACCCCTGTGTTGCACGCCATTGCCGGCGGTGCGGCGGCGAAGCCGTTTATTACACATCACAATGCGCTGGACATTGACCTGTACTTACGAATCGCTTTGGAATTGCACCTGAAGCGGTTGATGGTCGGTGGTGTCGAGCGGGTTTTTGAAATCGGCCGCGTGTTTCGCAACGAAGGGATCGATGCGACACACAATCCGGAATTCACGATGACGGAGATTTATCAGGCGTACGGCAACTACGAATCGATGATGGATCTCACGGAAAAAATTGTCGTCGATGCTGTGAAAAAAATCTCCGACGAAATGGTGCTGCCTTGGGGCGAAGAGACGATCGACTTCACCCCGCCGTGGCCGCGCAAGACCTATGCCGACTTGTTCGCTGAACATGCCGGTTGCGATATGCATGACAGCGCCGCAGTCGCTGAAGTTGCCGCCACACACCACATCGAAACAGCCGACAAACACCCGGATGTGATCGTCAACGACGTCTTCGAGGCGACGGTTGAGGATCATCTGCAAGGACCGGTCTTCGTGATCGACTACCCGGCTTCGATTTGTCCGCTGACCAAACGTAAACAAGACAATCCCGCAATCGCCGAACGTTTCGAGTTATTCATCAAAGGGATGGAGTTGGCGAACGCGTATACAGAATTGAATGACCCCCGCTTGCAGGAGGAATTGTTCCTCACGCAATTGGAGGGGCAAACGGAAGAGGATTCGATGGCGAAGATGGATCATGAATTCATCAAAGCCTTGAAAGTCGGCATGCCGCCGGCAGGCGGATTGGGAATCGGCATCGACCGTTTGGTGATGCTGCTGACCGATAGTCGCAGTATTCGGGATGTGATCTACTTCCCGTTGTTGCGACCGGAAGGTGCTGAGGAATAAGGGATTTTAAGCATCCGTTAGTGTACAACATTTTTGAGTGGCCAGT
Coding sequences within it:
- a CDS encoding class I SAM-dependent methyltransferase, coding for MAWGDFTKQAAAYRLSRPSYPVELLEEILNEADLVVGDRVVDLGAGTGIFSQLLLDQGLEVTAIEPNAEMRKYGEETCQVTWLDATFEQTGLPDASQKWCFAAQAFHWADVPQSLAEIRRILGPGGGLTVLWNERNNGQSEILSWVQEALSRHVPEFDHDYRTRDWAEELVSTGDFSMVTPLSVPHTVRMPKARFLELWRSNNQLTTIAGPERLAAFFADLEDHLKTIGAEEIDVPYLCKAWTAT
- the lysS gene encoding lysine--tRNA ligase gives rise to the protein MAKQQKIDRFERDRLVKLEKIESLGIDPWGQRFDDHQPIEKIRSMAPAESGVTGERVRIAGRLMSRNNKGKLKFYFLQDWSGKVQLMVSRADVSEEQWELIGALDIGDLIGVDGTLRLTNTGEVTVFVETITFLTKSLSQPPEKHSGVKDIEILLRQRYLDLIYNEGVLQRMLKRTEIIASMRQTLAGEGFVEVETPVLHAIAGGAAAKPFITHHNALDIDLYLRIALELHLKRLMVGGVERVFEIGRVFRNEGIDATHNPEFTMTEIYQAYGNYESMMDLTEKIVVDAVKKISDEMVLPWGEETIDFTPPWPRKTYADLFAEHAGCDMHDSAAVAEVAATHHIETADKHPDVIVNDVFEATVEDHLQGPVFVIDYPASICPLTKRKQDNPAIAERFELFIKGMELANAYTELNDPRLQEELFLTQLEGQTEEDSMAKMDHEFIKALKVGMPPAGGLGIGIDRLVMLLTDSRSIRDVIYFPLLRPEGAEE